One Sphingomonas endolithica DNA segment encodes these proteins:
- the rpsE gene encoding 30S ribosomal protein S5, with amino-acid sequence MADDINPTEAAASPDGAAAPAQDGPNRGGPGGAPRGGRGRGGPPGGGQNRGGRDNRGGRDNRGGRPGSDDGGEELIEKLVHINRVSKTVKGGKRFGFAALVVVGDGKGRVGFGHGKAREVPEAISKATAAAKKAMVRVPLKDGRTLHHDGRGHFGAGLVTLRSAPAGTGIIAGGPMRAVFESLGVHDVVTKSVGTSNPYNMIRATFEALTTQVSPKSVAQRRGKKIADLLGRGGAEAPQAEADAIVE; translated from the coding sequence ATGGCTGACGACATCAACCCGACCGAAGCAGCAGCATCGCCAGACGGCGCAGCAGCCCCGGCGCAGGACGGCCCGAATCGTGGCGGTCCCGGCGGAGCGCCGCGTGGCGGCCGTGGCCGTGGTGGTCCTCCTGGCGGCGGTCAGAACCGCGGCGGTCGCGACAATCGCGGCGGTCGTGACAATCGTGGCGGCCGTCCCGGCAGCGACGATGGCGGCGAAGAGCTGATCGAGAAGCTGGTTCACATCAATCGCGTGTCGAAGACGGTCAAGGGCGGTAAGCGCTTCGGCTTCGCCGCACTCGTCGTCGTCGGCGATGGCAAGGGCCGTGTCGGCTTCGGCCATGGCAAGGCACGCGAAGTGCCGGAAGCGATCAGCAAGGCGACGGCCGCTGCCAAGAAGGCAATGGTCCGCGTGCCGCTGAAGGATGGTCGTACGCTGCATCATGACGGTCGCGGTCACTTCGGTGCCGGTCTCGTCACGCTGCGCTCGGCGCCTGCCGGTACCGGCATCATCGCTGGCGGCCCAATGCGTGCCGTGTTCGAATCGCTGGGTGTGCACGATGTGGTGACCAAGTCGGTCGGCACGTCCAACCCGTACAACATGATCCGCGCGACCTTCGAAGCACTGACCACGCAGGTCAGCCCGAAGTCGGTCGCACAGCGTCGTGGCAAGAAGATCGCCGACCTGCTCGGCCGTGGTGGTGCGGAAGCACCCCAGGCCGAAGCCGACGCGATCGTGGAGTAA
- the rpmD gene encoding 50S ribosomal protein L30, with amino-acid sequence MATIKVTQTGSPIRRKADQRATLIGLGLNKMHKTRELEDTPEVRGMIRKVAHMLSVEK; translated from the coding sequence ATGGCAACCATCAAAGTGACGCAGACCGGGTCGCCGATCCGCCGCAAGGCCGACCAGCGGGCAACGCTGATCGGGCTTGGTCTCAACAAGATGCACAAGACCCGCGAACTGGAGGATACGCCCGAAGTTCGCGGCATGATCCGCAAGGTCGCGCACATGTTGAGCGTCGAAAAGTAA
- the rplO gene encoding 50S ribosomal protein L15, whose amino-acid sequence MKLNDLRDNQGARKSRMRVGRGIGSGKGKTAGRGIKGQTSREGVSIAGFEGGQMPLHMRLPKRGFNNIFAKDYAEVNLGSIQKAIDAGKIEAGAALDHDALKAAGLARGGKDGVRLLGKGEFSAKLSFTVAGASKGAIEAVEKAGGTVEVINVVPAAEKAAAKKGVKYQERKAHKASFKA is encoded by the coding sequence ATGAAACTGAACGATCTCCGCGACAATCAAGGCGCCCGTAAATCCCGCATGCGGGTCGGCCGCGGCATCGGCTCCGGCAAGGGCAAGACCGCCGGCCGTGGTATCAAGGGCCAGACGAGCCGCGAGGGTGTTTCCATCGCCGGCTTCGAAGGCGGCCAGATGCCGCTGCACATGCGTCTGCCTAAGCGCGGCTTCAACAACATCTTCGCCAAGGATTATGCTGAGGTGAACCTGGGTTCGATCCAGAAGGCGATCGACGCCGGCAAGATCGAAGCGGGCGCTGCGCTGGACCATGACGCACTGAAGGCCGCTGGCCTGGCCCGTGGCGGTAAGGACGGCGTCCGTCTGCTTGGCAAGGGCGAGTTCTCGGCGAAGCTCAGCTTCACCGTCGCCGGTGCTTCCAAGGGTGCGATCGAGGCGGTCGAGAAGGCCGGCGGTACGGTCGAGGTGATCAACGTCGTTCCAGCCGCCGAGAAGGCTGCTGCCAAGAAGGGCGTGAAGTACCAGGAGCGCAAGGCGCACAAGGCTTCGTTCAAGGCGTAA
- the secY gene encoding preprotein translocase subunit SecY, which translates to MASAADNMAQGLSLSKFAQATDLKKRLWFTIGVLIVFRMLSYVPLPGVDPTALGLLSQQTRGGVLDFFNAFSGGSLSRMSLTALGVMPYITASIVVQLATSLSPTLASIKKDGESGRKRLNQYTRYGTVALTAVQGYFIAVGLEALGASQGVQAIVEPGMLFRVGAVISLVGGTMFLMWLGEQITARGIGNGMSLIIMAGIVASLPTTLYNLFEGGRSGSTSGVTILAIVVAVILLVLFICFMERAQRRILIQYPKRQTQRGMQADRSHLPLKLNTAGVIPPIFASSLLLMPLTISQFAGQRVAGESRWGDFIITLNQYLQHGSPVYMALYAAGIIFFSFFYTAVVFNPEETADNLKRYGGFVPGIRPGKNTETYFDYVLTRITVIGAAYLTIICLLPEYLVSALSIPFYLGGTSLLIVVNVTMDTVTQIQSHLLAHQYGDLIKKAKLKGGRLR; encoded by the coding sequence ATGGCATCAGCAGCCGATAACATGGCCCAGGGCCTCAGCCTGTCGAAGTTCGCGCAGGCAACCGATCTCAAGAAGCGCCTGTGGTTCACCATCGGCGTGCTGATCGTGTTCCGGATGCTGTCCTACGTGCCCTTGCCGGGCGTCGATCCGACTGCCCTTGGCTTGCTCAGCCAGCAGACGCGTGGTGGCGTGCTCGACTTCTTCAACGCCTTCTCGGGTGGTTCGCTCAGCCGCATGAGCCTGACCGCGTTGGGCGTCATGCCCTACATCACCGCGTCGATCGTGGTGCAGCTGGCGACGTCGCTGTCGCCGACGCTCGCATCGATCAAGAAGGATGGCGAAAGCGGCCGCAAGCGGCTCAACCAATATACCCGTTACGGCACGGTCGCGCTGACCGCGGTGCAGGGCTATTTCATTGCCGTCGGCCTGGAGGCGTTGGGCGCCAGCCAGGGCGTGCAGGCGATCGTCGAGCCGGGTATGCTGTTCCGCGTCGGCGCGGTCATCAGCCTGGTCGGCGGCACGATGTTCCTGATGTGGCTGGGTGAGCAGATCACCGCTCGCGGCATCGGCAACGGCATGTCGCTGATCATCATGGCCGGCATCGTCGCCAGCCTGCCGACCACGCTCTATAACCTTTTTGAAGGCGGCCGTTCCGGCAGCACCAGTGGTGTCACGATCCTGGCGATCGTGGTCGCGGTCATCCTGCTCGTGCTGTTCATCTGCTTCATGGAGCGCGCACAGCGTCGCATCCTGATCCAATATCCCAAGCGGCAGACGCAACGCGGCATGCAGGCCGATCGCAGCCATTTGCCGCTGAAGCTCAACACGGCAGGCGTGATCCCGCCGATCTTTGCCTCGTCGCTGTTGCTGATGCCGCTGACGATCAGCCAGTTCGCCGGGCAGCGCGTGGCGGGCGAAAGCCGCTGGGGCGACTTCATCATCACGCTCAATCAGTATCTGCAGCACGGCAGTCCGGTGTACATGGCGCTGTACGCTGCAGGCATCATCTTCTTCTCGTTCTTCTACACCGCCGTGGTGTTCAATCCGGAAGAGACCGCGGACAATCTGAAGCGCTATGGCGGCTTCGTCCCGGGCATTCGTCCCGGCAAGAATACCGAGACGTACTTCGATTATGTGCTGACCCGGATCACGGTCATCGGCGCCGCCTATCTGACGATCATCTGCCTGTTGCCGGAATATCTCGTGTCGGCGCTGTCGATACCCTTCTACCTCGGGGGCACTAGCTTGCTGATCGTGGTCAACGTAACGATGGACACGGTAACGCAGATCCAGTCGCACTTGCTGGCGCATCAATATGGCGACCTGATCAAGAAGGCCAAGCTGAAGGGCGGTCGCCTGCGCTAA